GGGCGGGTCTGGAGCAGATGCAAGGCCCTGTCGCACAGGCACCATTCCACGTCCTGGTGGGCTCCCCATCGTTGTTCCAATCGCCGCACCAGCTGGCCGATTTCCACGACCTGCGCATCGGTCAGTCCCGAGGTCTCGCTCGCGTCCGTGGCGCTCTGGCGGACTCGCCGGACCTTTGTTCCTTCCAGACGGAATTCGTCAGCGTCCAGTTCGCCGGAAACCAATCCTTCGCCGAATCCCTGCACGCTGGAAATGGCCAAGGTGCGCCGCGACCCGGTGACCGGATCGAATCCGAAAGCCACCCCGGAATGGTCGGGCTTGAGCAATGGTTGGATCAGGACACCCATCGGAAGGGGGGCATCCGCGCGTCCGGCGTCGCGCGAGTAGCTGGCGGCGTTGACGGAAAATGAACTCGCCCATACTTCCAGCACCGCCGCGTGGACTTCGGAGGCCTTGGCGCCCAGCACGGTCTTGAACTGGCCCGCGAAGGAATGTTCTGCATCGTCCTCGCCGACTGCGGAAGATCGCACCGCGTAGCCAAACCCGAGATCGGGCGGGAGGGAGGCCAGCAGGGCCTCGCGCAAGGCGGGATCCATCATCGATGCCCGCATGGATTCCGAAGTCGGGTTGCCAGCCTTGGTAAGGTCGGAACATTGCGCTTCGAAAGCCTCACGCGAGATGGCCAGTGGTTTCGGGACGCGGAACCCTTCCCGTTCCATGGACAAGATCCGTCCGGCCTTGCCGCCCACCAGATCCAATCCGGGAAGCGCGGTGGATGCATCGAACAAGTGGGGGTGCATCACGACCTGCCTCCCAGCGCGGAAACGATCGCGGGCGTCGCGCCCACCACCAGGTACATCCCTAGGGTCCACAGGCCGGCGGCCGTCTCCACGCGCTTGGCTCGAGCCGAAGAGGGGTCTTTCCAATAGGCGATTCCCACGGCGGCCGCGCAGGGAAGCAGCACCGCCAAGGCGGCCAAGGCCCAGATGCCGGAGGGAATGGAAAGCGCCGCCCAAGCGGCGGTGAGGGCGGTGGAGGCCAGAGCGAACAGCCACATTCCAGCGGCTTTGCGCGATCCGTACAGGGCGGAGTAGGTCTCCACGCCGGGCTCTTCGTCGGAAGGGGCGCGCAGTTTCCGGCCGATCTCCAGCACGAAGCCGTTGAGGTAGGAGAGGATCAGGAAGATTTCCACGCCGCGCGGAGGTGTGCCCACCACATGCCAATCGATGGCGGTGGTGAACAGATCAAACAGAGGCATGATCGCCATGTGGCTGGCCGCGTACAGGAAGTGGTGTTTGCGAAGCCAAGTGCCCACGCCGAATTCGAAGCTCATGGCCGCCAGCCAAATGGCCGCGGGGAGCGTCCAGAGCCACAGCCCATGGCCCAACCAGATCACCGCACCCGCTTGGATCGCCAAGGTGATGGCCGCCCAGCGGGCGAGATCCCGGAATCCCACCAAGCCTCTTGGAACGGGCCGGTAGGGGCGGTGGCGAGCGTCTTCATGGCGGTCCTTCCATTCGTCCACCAGGCGCAGCAGGAAGAACAGTCCCAGGGCCACCAGCCCACCCAGCAGGATGTCCAGCACCGGAGGCAAGCCTCGCTCGCCTCGGCAGAGGCGGCTGAAGCTGGAGGCGGAAAAGGCGAACGCGAACACCAGCGGGCCATGGGCCAGAAACGGGAAGCGCTCGGCTTGGTAGACCACGAACTTTCGCCAGTCAGCGATGAGGGAATCAAGGAAGATCGGCATATTCCCATTGGTTATTGGGAAATGCGTGCCAAGGAACAATGGGAAGGCGCTGTTGGGCCCCTGCCACCTCGCTGCAGGGTGGGGATGGCGCCGGGGTGCAGGATCTAGTGCAGATCCAAAACGGTACTCCCCTCGATGCGGACATTGTCGATCCACAACTCGCCTGTTCCAACCAACCCCACGTTCACCTTGTGGATACAGGTGCCGCCCCAGTCTCGTTTGGTCCCGTTGAAATCAAATTGCACGGACGCCGTCGGCAGCGACACCCTGTTCCAAGAAGCGGACAACGGAAGGTCGTGCTTGTGGATCTGGGTTGCGCCTGCGATGTCGGCGGTATCGTAGACCCAGACTTCCAAGCGCAGGCTACCGGAACCTTTGGCCAAAACCGTCACGGAATCGGCAAACGGCAGGGAAACGCAACCGGAGAAGCCTGGTCGCAGCAGGTTGTAGAACGAGGTCAGGTTGTTGTCTGCATCCGCAGCAAGACTGGTGGTGGAAAAATGCAGGCACTTGCCTTGTTCGCCGCAGTCGGCGATCAGCGAATCGGTGGAGTTGGCGAGATCGGACGGTTCGATCCGGGTGCGGGCAGGATCGAAACCCAACAGGGTCCAGGGGGAGGCGTCGGCGAACCAGGTGGCCAAGGAGGATTTGCCCGGGTGCTCGAAATCGTCCACCACGATGCCATTGGCGCCGGGCAGCGGAACCTCGAAGTCCACACGCGAGCCCTCCGATGCTAGGAAGGACACGGAGCGCGCGAACACGGTGGAATCGCCGATTTTCGATTCCAGGCGGAACATACCGTCCGATCCCAACCGAAACCGATAGAATCCCGCACTGTCGGTGCGCACGGTGTCGGTGGCGCGCCAGGCGGTGCGACCTGCGGAATCCGAAGATCTCGAAAGCACCACGGGAAGGGAGATGGCGGGCAGGTGCGATCCCGACTGCAGCACGCGGCCCTGCAGGAAGTTGGGGTTGCCGTCCACGCCGCCCTCGGAGGGACGGGGATCGCCGCACGAGACAAAAAACGACATCGCGCAAAGGCACAGGCTCCGCCGGAGGTTCATGGACGATCTCCCAAGGGCTTGGAAAGCGGGTACAACAACACGGCCAGCTCGTAGACGCGATCCACCGGGTCGTCCTCGGCGGCCAGGGCCGTGGCCTGTCCGTTGAGTTCTTCGATGAGTTCCACCAGTTTCGCGTAGCTGGATTTCTTCACACCCAGAGTGTAGTAGGTGGCGTGGCGCTCCTGCGGGGAAAATCGCTCGAGCGAATCCACGCCCAACTGGAAGATCTCGCGGCGGGTGGCGGTCTTCACCATCGCGGGCACGTCCGAAGAGGTGACCAAGGTGCTGGTATGGCTCCAACGGCCTTGCACGTCCTGGTCCACCAGATCCAGGTCCTGCAGGATGGACAATCCTTGTCTGGCCTGGGCGGGGGAGATGGGCGGGTCCACCAGGGAGGCCAGCAGATCGAAGTCTTCGCCCCAAGCGGCCGACACCACGAGGTTTCGCAGCACCGGCATCCACCAGTGCTCGAAGTACCGCAGGTGGGAGCGGTTGAGCCGGAAGAACGCGGAATCCTTCCGCAAGGCGTTGAGTTCGGCGAAGGCCTTTTCCTTTTCCGGCATGCGCCGCGCCTGCGCGTAGCGGACCAGGGCCTTGAAGTACTGGGCCTTCTTGCCGGAAAGCCCGATCCCCAGGATCATCTTGTCGGAGGCCTCGTCGGTGAGGTTGCGCTCGCCGGTCACCACCTGGTGACAGAATCCGCAAGACGAGAATCCCGCCTTGCGCGCGAAGGAGCGGTAACTGAAGGTGCGCCTCTTGGCCTTCATGTCCTGGAAATAGTCGCCCAGGAAACGGCGGTAGTCGTCGTATTCGAACAGGGCGCGCACGCGGTCAGGGGCGGGCCAAAAAGGCCGGCAAAGGGTGGTTCATCCGGCCCAGGGCGTCGCGGGAAGCGGTGTTGACGAAATTTGGCGCAACACTCCGGCGAGGGGAGGCCGAGGCGATCCCCGCGTCGTTCCAGCCGGCCAGTTCCGCATACATCCACCAGGCGGCGGTGGTCTTGATCTGGCCCACCAGGGGCTGGGAGTGGGCGGCCTCGATCTGCTGGTTGACTTCCGTCGGATGGGCGGCGGTCCAGCGTTCGGCCCAGTTGGCGTCCAGCGTGCCATCGCCATTGGAGTCGTAGTCGGCGTTGTCGTTGGCCATCTTCGCCAAGTACGCGTTGCCGTCCGGATCGAACGATTCCAGGTCGGCGAAATCGAACAGCCACTTGTTGTGGGTGCGGGCGTAGGCGCGGATCTCTTCGTTTCGCTTGTGCAACACGGCCTGGGTGCCCGTGCCTTCCAGGTGCCCGGTCATGTACACGAACTGGATGTTCGGATACTCCTTTTCCAGCGAATCCATGCCGGGAAGGTAGTGTGAAAACACCTCGTCGGAATGGAACCCCACCTGGCCGCACCACGACCACATCACCACGTTGTAGGCGGGATTGCGGCTGCCGCGTCCCTTGGCGTTGGGGGATCCCAGGAAGGTTCGAGTCTCTGCCACGAATTGCAGCCTCCCGGAGGGACCCTCCACCCCTGCATCGCCGTTCATCCCCTGGTCGTTGAGGTGCAAGGCGCCTTCCGTGGCGCTTGTGGAGGTATTGAACACGCCCTTCACTCCGCGGATCTTGTTGATCCCTTCCTCTTCCCAGCCGTTTCCGCTCAGCAATTGGCTGCCATGGGAGGTGTGGCCATAGGCGATGTGCAGGCTGTCCTTGGCCTTCTGGATGGCGGTCAAGGGAATCGATTTGAGAACGGCATGTTTGTGGTCGATGATCTTCCCCGCCGTGGCCAATGTCATGGTGGATGCAAGGAAAATAGCGACTTTAGTGAGGAATTTGTGTGTTTTCATATCCAAATCCTACACCACGGACAGGGGCGTTGTGTGGTGGGTTTGCGCACAAACCGTTCTCAAAATGAAAACGCACCCGGGCGGGCGCGGTGACACCCGTCCACCGGCGGTGGCAACGAACTGCCTGCGGGGGGCCAAGGGCCGGAGTTACGTTTGGCGTTCGGGTCCGATCCGCCGAAATCAGGGAGTGCACCAGATGAAAATGTCGATGGGAATGGTTGCGATCGCCACGCTGGCAGGCTGGGCTTCGGCGGCCAAATGGGTCAAAAACGGCACCAATTGGGAGCTCTCCGTGGCCACCTACAAGGCGACCGTGAGTCCGGAAAAGGCCGGCAAGGTGGTGGGCTTCAAGTTCGGCAACGTGGATGCCATCAATCCCGGCACCGACCAGGGCGCCTTCTTCTGGCCCGCCCCCCAATCGAAGTGGAACTGGCCGCCTCCAACGGCATTCAACGACAATGCATACACTCCGACCTTCTCCGGTGACAGCTCCGAGTTGATTCTGACGGGACCTGTGGATGTGGGCACCAAGCTCCAGGTCCGCAAGCGGTTTTCCTTCGACGCCGATGCGGGACAGTTCTCCATCGTGTACACCACATTCAACACAGCCGCGGACACGGCTCGCCACTTCGCGCCCTGGGAAATCTCCCGGGCCCCTTCCGGGAGCCTCTTGTTTTATCCCAAAGGCTCCACCTTCAAGTTCGTGAACCCCACCGGGTCCGGCTTGGCAGCGGATCTGCCGCTGGACAAGGAAGATTCCTTGGGCTGGTACCAGGATGTGGCGGGCAAGTACACCCACAACAAGTTCTTCCGCGATGGCAAAGAAGGTTGGCTCGCCCAGTTCAAGGGCGGATTGTTGTTTGTTAAGCAATTCCCGGACATCGCCCAGGACAAATTCGCCCCCGGCGAGTCCGAGATCGAGATCTACACCAGCGGCACGTTCGTGGAAAACGAGGTGCTGGGCGAGTGGACGGCCATCGCCCCCAAGGATTCCCTGGTGTGGAATGTCCGGTGGGCGTGCGCGACTGTACCAGCCTCGGCCAATATCCAGGTGGGCTCCAGCGATCTGAAGGCCACGGCCCGTGCCCTGGTCAAGCCTTCGGGCTCGTCGATCGTGCGGAAGATGCCTGCCACCACCCAGGCCATGCGGCGCATGGTGGATGCCCGTGGGCGGTTGCTGCCCAAGAGCGCTCGCGGCACGGGTGCAGGATCTGTCCAGGTACTGCCGATCGGACGATAAACCACCCCGCAGCCAACTGCGGGGTATTTCCTTGGCCAGCGGCCTCGAGTCTGGTGGTAGCGGTGGCGGGGTTATCTTTGCGCCATGCTCTGCCCGTTCTGTAGTTTTCCGGAAGACAAAGTGGTGGATTCCCGTGCAGCCCGCGAGGGCCGTGCGATCCGTCGTCGCCGGGAATGCCTGTCGTGCGCCAAGCGGTTCACCACCTACGAATACATCGAAAGCCTGGAGCTCCAGGTGGTCAAGCGGGATGGACGGCGGGAGCCGTTCGATCGCGAGAAAATCATCAAAGGCGTGACGCTGGCCTGCAAGAAACGGCCGATCGGGGTCAAGCAGATCGAGGCGGTGGCCGACAAAGTGGAATCGCTCTTGCAACAACTGGGCAGCCACGAGATCCAATCCAACCTGATTGGCGAGCTGGTGGTCAAGGAATTGCAAACGATCGACGAAGTCGCCTATGTGCGCTTTGCCAGCGTCTATCGCCAGTTCCAGGACTCGATGGAGTTTTTGGCGGAGATACGGAATTCGGCGATGCCGCCTCCCTGACGGGCGGCTGACGCTTGGTCTTTTTCCGGCTGCGCCGAGGCTTTTTCCGGCTTCCGCCGGATGGACGGGTGCGGACCCGGGGCCGTTTCTTTCCGCTGCGCGGAGCGTTGACACTGCGTGTCTGGCTTTTTCCGGCTCCCGCCGGAGGGGCCAGGCGCGGGCCTGGACGCCGTTCCTGGGTGCGTCGGCACCCAGACCCCGACCAAAGGGGCTCCGGCGCCCCTTTGGATACCGCCGCCGGGGACTCGCCCTGGAACGGCCATGCCGTTGGGGCCGGATGGGCGGTGGGGATGATCGTCTGATCCATTGGCAAAGGGCATCAGGGACGCGATCGGTATCGCCGGGCCCGATTGGCCGTTCCATTCCGCTCGTCCCCGGACCCCTGCCGGTCCGGCTGGGTTGCCAGATTTTGACTGATGCGGGCTATTGTTGGCCCCGACAGCTGTCGGGTCTTACAGGTTGTTTGGGCGGATTTGCCCGGCGCCGCTTCGCTGGCCGGTTGGGCTGGTGGGGTGGCGAGGCTGGTGATCGCCGCCGTTCCCGAAGGTACGGCGTAGGGGCAATCCTCGGATTGCCCGTCCATCAGAAATGGATGGAACGCAACAAGGGCGGCGGCGCAGGCTGGTGGAAAGGAGCAGGTGCCGAGAAAGGCCGATGTGTGATCCAGATCACATCTGGGTCGGAGTGTGATCTGGATCACAGATTTTTCCTGGGCGTTTGGTGATCTTCTGTTCAGAAACGACACCATCAGAACAACCTCCCTGACGATTGATTCTGCGAAGAAGCGGGCGTCGGGGGATTCCTGCGAGATCATTGAATGTCCAATCCATCCACCGAGACCGCCTCGCTCCATTCCACCCAGGTTCGGCTGGAAGACCTGTCGTTGGAGGCGGTGCACAACTTCCAAAGACTTACTCAGGGGGAAACGCCGGACATTCGGCTGATCGAAACACCGGTGAGTTGGCTGACCATGGGTATGGCAGTCGTTGGTTTGGCAGTGGGATGGGGATACGCTGGTTCGAAAGAACTGATTCGCTTCGAAGTTCTGAGTCTGATTTTGCTGTCGATCATCAGCTTGCCACTTCTATGGCTCTTTGCGATGGGGTTTCGTGGGTTTCGCGATCGTCTGTCGAGCCGCTTGCCTCCGGGATTGTACCTGGCGAAGGCCCATTTGCTGATCGTGCGTCGGGGAGTTCTGACCTGTTTGCCGCGTTCGAGGATCCGTACCATGCGGACGTTCTCGGATCGTGCGACCATCTTCCTTCTGGATGATGGAACCGAATTCGATTACGAGATCGTCGCGTACCGGGCAGGGCCAATCGGGCAATGGCTGGAAATGGCCCAGGGGGTGGATGCAGATTGGCCCCCGGAAATTTTTGGTGGTGCGAGGTTGGCGCCGGAACGCCAAGCTCAGGAAATACCGAAGCCGCCCCCTGAGCGTTATTCTCCGGCGCTCTTGCCTGAAGGTCAAGGGATGGGATCTCCTCCGCGCCGGTTCCGGATTTCGTCGCTGCCAGCGGACAGGTACCAGGAGCTTCGGGATCTGGTTCGGAAAAAGAGGCATGGCATTCGAATTCCTTATGGAATTTCCGATCATCGTTATTCCTTCACCATCGCCGTGGTCCTTCTGTTGTTTCCATGGATTGTCGCTTATGATGGGGACATTCCCTCTGTGATCCTTGTGGCCGGAAGCGTGTCCCTGGCCATCTTGCCGATTCTATGGATGTGGAAGGATATCGACTTCCGATATTTGTCGCGATTGCGGCCAGGCGTCTATCTGGATTCACGGCATTTGTTCGTTGTGTATCCGGAAGATGTGATCGTCGTCGGCTTGAGAGGTTTGCGGAGCGGAAGGGATGTCCAGGAGGTGTACGCGTACAGCTCGGGCGCGGAAATCGAGCTGGAAGCGGGTGGTTGCAGTTTCAGCATCTGGGTGGCGACATCGAATTTCGTGGAAGTTCTCCATGCGCATTTGCATTCTGTCGCGGCTAAGACAGAATCTGACGAAAGAGACGCGGCAGGTCAGGAGGATCCATGGTGTGGGTTGGCCTCGGTACAGGAAGATAGGGTAGCAGCAAAAAGAGCCCGGATTCGAAGGGCAGCCAAAGCGATGGTGCTGATTTGGTTGGGCTTCTGTCTGCTCAACCTCTTCGCTGGGCAGGCGTTCGGGTACTGGATGCAGCTGCGCAACTACGACTCATGGAAGCGAAAGGATTATTTCCATGCCGTCGCAGAAGGCACTCCGGAATGGTTTCGAAGCCGTCTCGAGGATCGGGTGTGGAGAGGTCTCCAGCGGAATTCAACGATTCCTGAGCTGATTCGGTTTCTAGGCTGGCGCGGAACGGTCGATCATCGCGCCGATGCCCAAGTGCAGTTGCGAAATACCGCTCAGGCAGCGCTGAACCAGATGCGAAGCTCCGTCGATCCTCGTGCCCAATTCCAATACGCTTGGCTCTCCCAGATTGCCAAGACGGGGGAATGGCGGATCGGGGTGTCCGTGCGCGATTCGGTGGCTTCGTGGCCTGTGGCACTCCTCGAAGAGATGGATCGATCCGGGATCGTTCGTGACTACGATTCGGCGATGCTTTCCGCGATGGGCATGGTGCTTGGCGAGGAGGGTTGTCTCACCTCGCCTCTTCCCCTGCAGGTGCTGGATCCAGCGGACAATCGCATTCCCCTTCTTTTCCTGGAGTCCATCCCGTTGGACTCGACAGGGGCTTCCGGAGAATCGTTTCGTCGGTGGCGGGTCGCGTTGCCGGACGGAAGGTCGCTGATGGATCTTCGCTTGCCGGTGGATGCCTGGCAGATGTCCCAGTTGCGACTTCCCCCCCAGGAGTCCGCGCTCGGGGAATATCTACGTTCGGCGATGCGACAGAATTTGAATCCGAGGATGGATTCGGCGGGCAAGGCATGGAAGGAGTCTGGGCAATGACCAACCTGGGATCGTTTTCGTTGCGTTCGTTGGCGCGGGCACTTCATTCCATCCGCAAGCCCCTGCTCTGGGGCTTGGGAATAGCGATCCTTCTGGGAGCCATCACGTATTGGGTGGTTCGCCATCGGGCACCTGTGGTCGTTTCGGATTCAAACGTGGATTCCACCGCTTCCCGAAAGGCTCCGTTCCCTGCTCGGGATCCAGCCCGGATCCATGCTTGGGTGAGAGCTTTGTTGGAGCGCAACGAGTATCCTTCTGATGCCTACTTGCAATATATGCGGGAAGTCGATACGGGGTGGGTGGTCGATCTTCGCCCACTCCGACTCTGGACGCTTCCACCAGCGGATTACGGAAGGGAGAACCCCATGTCGTTTCCAGATTCTGTCCGCATCGCGGGAGGCACCCTTTGCGGTGAGCTACCGGCTTCGGTGGATGCCTGGTTGACCAATACGCTGGGGGACTGGCGGAAGACCCAGAGATGTTCCCCTTCGCAATTCGAGGAGGACATCCGAGCCTGGACAGCACAGCAGGACGGTCAGGTGAGGTTGCGTGGACTCGGAAAGGACGATCAGGGGCGTGTCGTGTCGCTTTCCATGGCATGCTCCAGCCGAGAAACCGTATTCGATCCCCGCCGTTTGCTGGCTGACCGGGATTTGCGACGATTGGAGTTGGATGGCTGCTCCCTTTCCGAGCAGGACGAGGATGGATGGTCGAGCTCCTCGGTGCAACCGCTGTTGGCGAAGATCCCGATCCGAACGCTGATCATGAGGAACGGATCCAGTCCCTACCTGAACTTGAGTGCGATGGATTCCCTGGATACGCTGGAGGTGGAAGGCGGGGATCTTTCGCGGATCTCCCTCTATCCCAGGCGCCGACCGATCGGGAGGATCCACTTTTCGGAGGTTGCGTTGTGCGATGATCATTGGGATTCGGTCCTGGTGTCGCAGGGTGCGCAGATCGACAGCGTACGGTGCGCGGGAGTTCCTCGGGCGGTGCTTTCTATGGTCTCCAAGCTGAAAGCGGATTTCGAAAGCGAATTCTTGGTCTCCGGCGGATGGGGCGTGGATACCAGCGGCGATCAAACCTATCGGGAGATCCTCCACGATCTGCCGGAATCGAAACCTCGATGGAAGGGCTTCGCATCGCGCGAGTTCTTCTGCCAGGGCGAAGGCTGCTACATCGCAGATCCTGTCAGGGTCTACGATGGCTGGGTCCGGATTCCCAGCCAAGGGGACTTCTACCTGGAGGGCATGGTCAAGGCCACCAAGGGTCGATTGAAGCCGGGCATGAGCCGCGCCCAGGTCCATGGCGTCCTGACGGACAATTTCGGTCGGGCCGAAAATTTCGAGGTTTGGGCGGATCAAACCGACAAGATGCGATTGATCCTCCACTTTCAAGAGGATCAATTGGATGCCGTGTGGGTTCCCGATGAATTCTGGTCCGATGGCTGGGTGGCTGATCGACGGAAATCGTGGCGAGCCTATCTGACCAGCGAATGAAAGGGGCCATACAACCCCACAGAGAGGGGAATTCTATCCTATGCATCTCTGCCTCCATCCCGAAATGGCCTACGATGATTTTTCCTTCCCTGCGAGGTTTGGCTCTGGTGATCGGCTCCGTGGGGGCCGCCTTGATGGTAGGCGCTTGCAACTCGTCCAAGCCGAAGGACAGCGTTCCGCCCGATACCCTCGTGCAGGAGCGAGACACCATGCCTCTGCTGGACAGCTTGGGGATGCGCAAGGCGCTCCTGGGGCTATGGAGGGCGGATACGACTCAAAGCATACGAGGTCTCCACGATTGGCCTGGTGGAAGTGTGCAACAGATCCTGATCGAGCCGTTCCCGGACCGCAGGGACCCAACGGTGCGGAGGATGGAGAAATGGCTGGTGAAAATTGGTCACAAGCCAGGGCCGTGTCGCAGTCCCACCGCGATCATGGCGGACATCCGCGTGCGGGTCCAGCGGGCCGACAGCTCCGACATCGATACTCTGCTGGTGATCGGGACGTACTACCCAGCGGAACACCTCATTTCCGGGACCAACATGGGCGGGGGAATTAAAGGATCGGCGGATTTCCAGCTGGAAGCGATGGATCGGCTGAACTTCAACTCGTATCGGTACCGGAGGGTGCCGTGAGGCTCGTCGCTTCCCGTAGAAGAAGAGGTGGGGCTCTTAATCGGACGCGGGTCCGGTGGCCGTTCCATTCCGCTCGTCCCCGGACCCCTGCCTGTTCGGTTGGGATGCCGGATTTTGACTGATGCGGGCTATTGTTGGCCCCGACAGCTGTCGGGGCTTACAGGTTGTTTGGGCGGATTTGCCCGGCGCCGCTTCGCTGGCCGGTTGGGCTGGTGGGGTGGCGAGGCTAGTAATCGCCGCCGTTCCCGAAGGTACGGCGTAGGGGCAATTCATGAATCGCCCTCCGAACAGGCGAATGGCTTTGTTCGGCGATGCGAGGCTTGGCCAAAGGGAAAATACGGGTTTCCAGCACCTGGTTGTGATGTCAGAAAATGTCCGCAATCCGTCAGCCAGATTCGGATGGTCCGTTGTCCATTCTCAGGTTGACAAATCGCCATCTTGTCCTGACAATCCGTTCAATGGTCAAGGATTGATCGTCATCGTCAGACATTGTCATTCTCTAGAATAATTCGCTCATATTGCGCTTGAATCCTCCTCGTGGCCAATGGAAGATGGACCAAAGAATCTGTTATTCCAGAGTCTTTGGGGGAACAACGAGATGGATGCGGAAGCCAAGGAATTGCTCGATGGATTCGTGGTCGAGGGGCGCGAAAACCTCGAGCTGGCGCAGAAAAAGCTGCTGGCCTTGGAGAGCGCACCGGACCCCGAAACCATCAATGAATTGTTCCGCGCCATCCATACCGTCAAAGGGGCATCCGGCTTTTTTCGGCTCACCCAACTGGGAGGTTTGGCCCACGCGGGCGAGTCGGTGATGTCCAAGATCCGCGACGGCGAAATCGAAGTGACCGCCAATGTCGTGGACCTGTTGTTGAAGACCAACGATGCCTTGCTTCAAATGCTCGACCGCGACGACCTGGGGCAGGGAGTGGTGGTCGATGAACTGGTGGGAATGCTGGAATCCGCCCTGGGCAAGAGCCCTGCCGCCCCGCTGGCCAATGAATCTGCTGTTTGCGGACCGGCGCCGGAAGCCATGGACCAGACGGTGGTCCCACTGCGCGCAGCCATGCTCAACGAGCCCAACCAACCCGCCTTGCCTGCGACCTCTTCGGCGGTACGT
This DNA window, taken from Fibrobacterota bacterium, encodes the following:
- a CDS encoding TIGR02147 family protein — encoded protein: MRALFEYDDYRRFLGDYFQDMKAKRRTFSYRSFARKAGFSSCGFCHQVVTGERNLTDEASDKMILGIGLSGKKAQYFKALVRYAQARRMPEKEKAFAELNALRKDSAFFRLNRSHLRYFEHWWMPVLRNLVVSAAWGEDFDLLASLVDPPISPAQARQGLSILQDLDLVDQDVQGRWSHTSTLVTSSDVPAMVKTATRREIFQLGVDSLERFSPQERHATYYTLGVKKSSYAKLVELIEELNGQATALAAEDDPVDRVYELAVLLYPLSKPLGDRP
- a CDS encoding UbiA family prenyltransferase, which encodes MPIFLDSLIADWRKFVVYQAERFPFLAHGPLVFAFAFSASSFSRLCRGERGLPPVLDILLGGLVALGLFFLLRLVDEWKDRHEDARHRPYRPVPRGLVGFRDLARWAAITLAIQAGAVIWLGHGLWLWTLPAAIWLAAMSFEFGVGTWLRKHHFLYAASHMAIMPLFDLFTTAIDWHVVGTPPRGVEIFLILSYLNGFVLEIGRKLRAPSDEEPGVETYSALYGSRKAAGMWLFALASTALTAAWAALSIPSGIWALAALAVLLPCAAAVGIAYWKDPSSARAKRVETAAGLWTLGMYLVVGATPAIVSALGGRS
- the nrdR gene encoding transcriptional repressor NrdR, producing MLCPFCSFPEDKVVDSRAAREGRAIRRRRECLSCAKRFTTYEYIESLELQVVKRDGRREPFDREKIIKGVTLACKKRPIGVKQIEAVADKVESLLQQLGSHEIQSNLIGELVVKELQTIDEVAYVRFASVYRQFQDSMEFLAEIRNSAMPPP
- a CDS encoding DUF4380 domain-containing protein, which codes for MKMSMGMVAIATLAGWASAAKWVKNGTNWELSVATYKATVSPEKAGKVVGFKFGNVDAINPGTDQGAFFWPAPQSKWNWPPPTAFNDNAYTPTFSGDSSELILTGPVDVGTKLQVRKRFSFDADAGQFSIVYTTFNTAADTARHFAPWEISRAPSGSLLFYPKGSTFKFVNPTGSGLAADLPLDKEDSLGWYQDVAGKYTHNKFFRDGKEGWLAQFKGGLLFVKQFPDIAQDKFAPGESEIEIYTSGTFVENEVLGEWTAIAPKDSLVWNVRWACATVPASANIQVGSSDLKATARALVKPSGSSIVRKMPATTQAMRRMVDARGRLLPKSARGTGAGSVQVLPIGR